In the genome of Fusarium poae strain DAOMC 252244 chromosome 1, whole genome shotgun sequence, the window AACTACAATATATTACACAGGGCAGATATACGATTGACACTCACCCCACCATCGCCATCCCTTTTGCGGTATCAGGACGTGCAAGCATACACGCAATTAACTCAACCTTTAACTGTTAATGGATCAATGTCGCGATAAGACGTTGGGTCAATTAGTTGCGGCTCACTGGGTCTTCTATCTCCTGATCAGAGTCAGGGCTCCGTAAGCGGAGTAAAAACACTTGATATCCGCCTACTATTGTCAGATAACTGACTGTTAAACAGCATTGAGCCGGCACTGAGCCGAATCATCGTCAAACCACGCCGTAAAAATCACCGAGCCAACCTCTCCGGGCCGGTGTTGGTTAGATAGGATGTCGATAAAACAGCACCGCCATATGCCGCTGGCGATCCCAGCCGAGCGGCTGTGTCAAAACGAACAGAGGGACGTACCGCACACCCTACAACCACCCCCCTCTGCTTCTCCGCCGAAGCCGCCCCCCGTTATGTCATACGCATTCAGTGCTATACCCAGCACAAGACGGCTATGCCCCGAGAGTTTCGTCCATGCCGCTCAATGATTGCATTAAAGGAGCAAATCGAGATCTAAGCACTGAACAAGTGTGTTGCCCTTGTATCTCTGCGATGACGGACTGTTGTATTTTTTAAGCGGCCAGGGAATTATACATTATAGCGAAAGTTGGCTTTGAATTAATAGCGATTATTTCGTGACGACGACGTGCTGAAGAATAGACGATCCGTGGTAGAAATCAAGTATCTCCCTGTGCATGCAACTTGAACGCCACCCCCCTCTCAAAGTCCCGCCGCGCACCAATTATAGTTTCTGATGATAGTAAACAACCCCACACCTCTGAAAGCCGGTAACAACCACGCCCCTGCATCCGGCCGCAGGGAATCCTTATCTTTGGGCGGACGAGAGACAGTCAACCTTCTTTGACGGCTCGAATCCGTAAACATAAAACCCGCCTTGCCCCAGGCTTCTAAAAGTTCATTTTCGATCATCCTACACATTTCCGTTTAATTGTTTGATACGTTTGTATCTCAATActatctctcttctcttaGTTCCTTTTCACCAACCAAAAACACATTCACAATGGTTCGTCTCATCCAGAACGTCTCCAGATCGCTATCATGTTGACTTAcacggtttccaggctgctcCCATTACCTCAAGGACGGAGACTCTCCAGAAGTACCTCAAGCTTGATCAGAAGGGCATGATCATGGCTGAGTACGTCTGGGTTGATGCTGAGGGTGGTACCCGATCCAAGTCTCGAGTAAGTTCAAATTTCTGATGTTGAACGCTGGCGATCGCGCCTTCCTTTCCCAAGCGCCAAAAATAGAACGGGTTGTATCCACCTGCCGATGTTATTGCGCGCTGGCAAGAGAGGAAGGAGCGAGAACGATATCGGTTCAACGTATATCGAACATCGAATTGTTTGCTGATCATACGGTAGACTCTCCCCGAAAAGGAATACAAGCCTGAGGACCTCCCTGTCTGGAACTTTGACGGTTCATCCACCAAGCAGGCCCCCGGCGAGAACTCAGATGTCTACCTCCGACCCTGTGCCGTCTACCCCGACCCTTTCCGCGGTTCTCCCAACATCATCGTGCTTGCAGAGTGCTACGACTCAGACGGTACTCCCAACAAGTTCAACTTCCGTCATGATTGTATCAAGGTCATGAAGACATATGCCGACGAGGAGCCTTGGTTCGGTCTCGAGCAAGAGTACACACTGCTCGGATCTGACGACAGACCCTATGGCTGGCCTTCTGGCGGTTTCCCTGCTCCGTAAGTAATGATCCAATCGTTCTCAAAGATGACTTCTAACAATCTTATAGTCAGGGTGAATACTACTGTGGTGTTGGTACTGGCAAGGTTGTCCAGCGCGATATCGTTGAGGCTCACTACAAGGCCTGCTTATGTAAGTACATCCTGAAAGGGAAAGAGGCGCAAGTAGTCAGGTGTCCGGCTCCGGCTGGTTCTCTGACCACACCGGCGAACACCCCCAACGTACATTCTCACGCCTGGTGCTAACGAATCGATAGACGCTGGTATCCAGATTTCTGGAACAAATGCTGAGGTTATGCCTGCCCAGTGGGAGTACCAGGTCGGTCCCTGCACCGGTATCGAGATGGGTGACCAGCTCTGGGTTTCTCGATTCTTCCTTCACCGTGTGGCCGAGGAATTCGGCGCAAAGGTCTCTCTACACCCCAAACCCATCCCGGGAGATTGGAACGGTGCTGGAATGCATTCCGTAAGTCTTTCTGATCATTTTGAGCCAGAAATCATTCGATTTGGCCAAGGATTGATGGAGTTTTACTAACATTTGTCTCAGAACTTTTCCACCAAGGCCATGCGCGAGGAGGGTGGCATGAAGGTCATTGAGGAGGCGCTGAAGAAGCTTGAGCCTCATCACGTCGAGTGCATTGCCGAGTATGGCGAGGACAACGACCTGCGCTTGACTGGTCGCCATGAGACGGGTTCCATTGACTCCTTTTCTTGGGGCGTCGCCAACCGTGGCACAAGTATCCGCGTTCCTCGCGAAACTGCTGCCAAGGGCTACGGTTACTTCGAGGACCGCCGTCCTGCTTCCAACGCTGACCCTTACCGGGTCACCAAAGTCCTTCTCCAATTCTCAATGGAATAAGCGTGTTTTTGATGATAAGACGATTTCGTCCCATGGTTTACGGCGTGACGGTTTGGGAAACTATTTGATTATATAGATAGCATGAGCATGAGTCCCAAAGGGACCCAGTAATGACAAGAATCAGTGAAACAGTTTAAAACTTTCAATGCCGCGTACTTTGAAGAGGTGTCTGTTTGCAGTTTTTGGTCCCGCAACATTGGTTCTTCTAAGTAATAATAACATGTTCGCATTCCAATAACCCGCCAGAAATTCCTTTGCAGTCGGCAAACCTTCAGAGAAATATTTCGTTTTGTCGCAAATGcttgtctttgtcaacaGCAAGCATGTAGTCAAATCAAACGTGCCCGTACCTGCCTCCGGACAAAAAAAGCCAATCGGTTACCCCGCGTTTCTCATCGGAGaatttaaggttattaatgcCACGCGACAACTGCAGGCGTGGACCCACTAACCGTCTTGACCACCACCAAAGCTTGTGAGGAAGGTCGTGATCTCCTTCCCAATGTGCGGACCCATCTACTGTTCATTGTTGTCCAGGTTTCAGAAAAACCGACCGCTGGGAACATAAGACAATAAATTATTAGttcagtttatgctatttagatCAGGCTTCTTCGGttgtttatttttctatCCTAAAGCTTACAGTCATGtcttttgccgcccactacGTTATTAAATCGCTATGAATGTACTGACTGGACAAATTTACAGGTCTAGGTAATGTGGATTTTGGTTATTTGCTCTTAGTTGCGAGAAAAAAATAGGCCGGGGATATCGTCACTGTCCGATATTATACACGCGAGCGCAAAAGTGACAGATTGATTACCAATTTGATAGTGACAAAGATTGCTGCAGAGAAAAGGCTAAATacaaggaaggaaaagagaaagaagtaaGGACACGCCAATGAATATTGAAAGAAACAGTCGCAGTTTAACGAAAAACAATGTGCTACTTCCGACACCACGCCAACAGGCCCGCCGACGATAAGTTTGTTTTG includes:
- the GLN1 gene encoding glutamate--ammonia ligase (BUSCO:26736at5125), translating into MAAPITSRTETLQKYLKLDQKGMIMAEYVWVDAEGGTRSKSRTLPEKEYKPEDLPVWNFDGSSTKQAPGENSDVYLRPCAVYPDPFRGSPNIIVLAECYDSDGTPNKFNFRHDCIKVMKTYADEEPWFGLEQEYTLLGSDDRPYGWPSGGFPAPQGEYYCGVGTGKVVQRDIVEAHYKACLYAGIQISGTNAEVMPAQWEYQVGPCTGIEMGDQLWVSRFFLHRVAEEFGAKVSLHPKPIPGDWNGAGMHSNFSTKAMREEGGMKVIEEALKKLEPHHVECIAEYGEDNDLRLTGRHETGSIDSFSWGVANRGTSIRVPRETAAKGYGYFEDRRPASNADPYRVTKVLLQFSME